The following coding sequences are from one Solea solea chromosome 4, fSolSol10.1, whole genome shotgun sequence window:
- the nsrp1 gene encoding nuclear speckle splicing regulatory protein 1 — MAAPSKQYGLILPQKRGAFKTANLQKPSVFGDDSDDETTVGESLQREAIKKKTMKQTHLQMQKALEQDSSVYEYDAVYDTIQKQRSDGNKKVLGGTDKRPKYIHQLMKAVEDRKKEQERREERSIQKEREAEGEKFADKDAYVTSAYKQKLLEMKEEQEKEKRDAAIEAALDVRKQKDLSGFYRHLLNQTVGEEELPDRSANKSQPSNVSKDTETTSAAVSPPSQDNVPSSCSDSEEGHEQKSGFSKTGAGSNHSKRQYRQRSPSSGSEDKEKERERDRDRHKKSHRDRERDRDRDRDRNRAREREDRHGGRKDDRDRRKDRGRDEDRSRGRGETEREDRHGKRTRSPKDRARDKNGEREKRRNPVEDERKDENREEEKEKAVIKEEKEPEKEPQTKEEEEVQGDEKEEKVNKFAKRSTDQTVSSAKERFMARQMARSASRSYIEKEED; from the exons ATGGCGGCCCCTTCAAAACA GTATGGGCTGATCTTGCCACAGAAGAGAGGAGCGTTCAAGACAGCAAACCTGCAGAAACCCTCAGTGTTCGGTGATGATTCAGACGATGAG ACAACAGTTGGGGAGAGTCTGCAGAGAGAAGCGATAAAAAAGAAGACGATGAAGCAG acacatttGCAGATGCAGAAGGCCCTGGAACAGGACAGCTCTGTATACGAATATGATGCTGTCTACGATAccattcaaaaacaaagaagtgacGGCAACAAAAAGGTCCTGGGAGGCACTGACAAAAGG CCAAAGTATATCCACCAGTTAATGAAAGCAGTCGAGGACCGAAAGAAAGAGCAAGAGCGAAGAGAAGAAAGGAGCATCCAGAAGgaaagagaggcagagggagagaagttTGCCGATAAAGACGCTTATGTCACATCTGCCTATAAGCAAAAACTATTGGAGATGAAAGAGGaacaagaaaaagagaagagggaTGCAGCGATTGAAG cTGCTTTGGATGTGAGGAAACAAAAAGACCTGAGCGGCTTCTACCGACACCTGTTGAATCAGACTGTAGGAGAGGAGGAGTTACCAGATCGTTCAGCGAACAA ATCTCAACCATCAAATGTttcaaaagacacagagacgaCCTCAGCTGCTGTCTCACCTCCATCCCAGGACAATGTCCCAAGTTCCTGCAGTGATAGTGAAGAGGGACATGAGCAGAAGTCTGGGTTCAGCAAGACTGGGGCTGGATCAAACCACTCAAAACGCCAATACAGACAGAGGTCACCTTCATCGGGAAGCGAGGATAAGGAGAAGGAacgagagagggacagagacaggcaCAAGAAGAGccatagagacagagagagggacagagataGAGACAGGGATAGAAACAGGGCAAGGGAAAGGGAGGACAGACACGGAGGCAGAAAAGATGACAGGGATAGGAGGAAAGACAGAGGtagagatgaggacagaagtaGAGGGCGGGGGGAAACGGAGAGGGAAGACCGGCATGGTAAAAGGACAAGGAGCCCCAAAGACAGAGCGCGGGATAAGAACGGggaaagagagaagaggaggaatccAGTAGAGGATGAACGGAAGGACGAAAATAGGgaagaggaaaaggagaagGCAGTGatcaaggaagaaaaagaacCAGAAAAAGAACCACAAacaaaggaagaagaggaagtgcAGGGAGAcgagaaagaggaaaaggtgAACAAGTTTGCAAAGCGCAGCACAGATCAGACCGTGAGCTCTGCAAAAGAGCGGTTCATGGCCAGACAGATGGCACGCTCGGCCAGTAGGAGCTATATAGAAAAGGAGGAGGACTGA
- the ssh2b gene encoding protein phosphatase Slingshot homolog 2b isoform X1: MALVTVQRSPTPSTSSSPCVSESGSGEDDRRSQPRSISESFLTVKGAALFLPRGNGSSTSSASRFSQLRSKHAGDIQQHLQTMFTLLRPEDNIKLAVRLESVHSQITRYMVVVSTNGRQDTEESVVLGMDFSPVDSSCSVGLILPLWSDTLIHLDGDGGFSVSTDSRVHVFKPVSVQAMWSALQSLHKACEVARCHNYFPGSLFLTWVSYYQSRVSSDQARINEWNAMQDVQSHRADSPVLFSDATTERELTERQIKTSLREIMMQKDLENVTCKEIRTELEMHMTCNLREFKEYIDNEMIVILGQMDSPTEIFDHVFLGSEWNASNLEELQNSGVQYILNVTREIDNFFPGVFEYHNIRVYDEEATDLLAYWNDTYKFISRAKKAGSKCLVHCKMGISRSAATVIAYAMKEYGWDLKKAFDYVKERRAVTMPNPSFMRQLEEYQGILLASRQRHNKLWRSHSDSDLTDHHEPLSKSHVQPHSLGRSDPHNQASSAPGPSVKELLESLGSSASANKATHSTSQPDTGIHSNQPSFPLCERVADPSGPETPSVAQSSRLDPPCSESTAGSVSLLPPPLSNGVCDAAEQPPPSPPLSQPRAATVVPEPQKTDIVTVAESVLVGQPHPPPSVHHLPLSPAPTPASLDGGNTPQELSCPLPVTKPMAESVPEPTSTSTPTPSSTQSTEPPYPSVLVPVKTPDCNQQICDPSLDGSGAHPPSDSDFNSNPSAIPRDSEMMLGHSADHINFFSAREKFKGMSQDGKSHCAAPQQSPLLKSCAKEPQLLLLPDVSTREGKEEEKRKEMSVPVQVTGVKPTVNPETEAPGPPSQPQDVHDQGVKTSSQEIEDAHASSPKEAENVKEKVKHKEAEEEEVVDTARLYRDWTRGSVRRVTQQLEQRMKQEHETPAAASSPPSSSTSCSHRRSLSVDSAPETHFQDASVCPQEENDWTLGSGKSKSGDIVEIEALGNNNRSTKGHKLQPADTRLLSTSYPFHHIPLSPFASVNFLCLEGVTELESGTDRDCFTEGPHGDIIMREMWETLCELGAFLQQVSTEGACKTSCVDQVFCHSAGSTQARSSSFQKRVREVEARIRQAGLTPPSLMKRSASLAKLGCLELLANDLSEWELSRSPVSTPSTAQPPAHTSDESKKQRVHACPAAADQQPDVPGVDVESFSEAGETSTRVSPPTCRSEENLGNPGLKSLHSPALTLITRQQYGRTHPLRRLKKRTVSTLYHTM; the protein is encoded by the exons ATGGCGCTGGTTACCGTGCAGCGTTCACCGACCCCCAGCACCAGCTCCAGCCCCTGCGTTTCG GAGTCCGGCAGTGGGGAGGATGACCGTCGCTCTCAACCGAGGAG cATCAGTGAAAGTTTCCTGACAGTCAAAGGAGCTGCTCTTTTTTTACCTCGAGGAAATGGCTCCTCCACGTCTTCTGCCTCCCGCTTTTCGCAGCTGCGCAGCAAACATGCAG GAGACATCCAGCAACACCTCCAAACCATGTTCACTCTCCTCAGACCAGAGGACAACATCAAACTG GCGGTTCGTTTGGAGAGTGTCCACTCTCAGATCACCCGCTACATGGTGGTGGTTTCAACCAACGGTCGTCAGGATACGGAGGAGAGCGTGGTGCTGGGGATGGATTTCAGTCCTgtagacag TTCATGTTCTGTAGGGCTGATTTTGCCCTTATGGAGCGACACGTTGATCCACCTGGATGGAGACGg AGGTTTTAGTGTGTCAACAGATAGCAGAGTGCATGTTTTCAAGCCCGTTTCTGTGCAGGCCATGTG GTCGGCCCTCCAGTCACTCCATAAAGCGTGTGAGGTGGCTCGTTGTCATAACTACTTCCCAGGCAGCTTGTTCCTCACCTGGGTCAGCTACTATCAAAGCAGGGTCTCCTCCGACCAGGCACGCATCAACGAGTGGAATGCCATGCAGGATGTGCAGTCACACCGAGCCGACTCACCCGTCCTTTTCTCTGATGC aaCTACAGAAAGAGAGCTGACGGAGCGTCAGATCAAAACAAGTTTGCGGGAGATAATGATGCAGAAAGACCTCGAGAATGTCACCTGCAAAGAG ATCCGAACTGAGCTGGAGATGCACATGACCTGCAACCTGCGAGAGTTCAAGGAGTACATCGACAATGAGATGATAGTCATTCTGGGCCAGATGGACAGTCCCACAGAGATCTTTGATCACGTCTTTTTG GGATCAGAGTGGAATGCATCCAATTTGGAGGAGTTGCAGAACAGTGG tgTTCAGTACATCCTGAATGTAACGAGGGAGATCGATAACTTCTTCCCCGGTGTGTTCGAGTACCACAACATCCGTGTGTATGATGAGGAGGCCACTGACCTGCTCGCCTACTGGAATGACACCTACAAGTTTATATCTAGAGCGAA GAAAGCTGGGTCCAAGTGTCTGGTGCACTGTAAAATGGGTATAAGTCGCTCCGCGGCCACAGTGATCGCGTACGCCATGAAGGAGTACGGCTGGGACTTGAAAAAGGCGTTCGATTATGTCAAGGAGCGCAGAGCTGTGACCATGCCTAACCCCTCTTTCATGAGACAGCTGGAGGAGTATCAGGGCATACTACTGGCCAG TCGGCAGAGGCACAACAAACTGTGGCGCTCGCACTCTGACAGCGACCTGACGGATCACCACGAGCCACTTTCAAAATCCCACGTCCAACCTCACAGCCTGGGCCGCTCGGACCCCCATAATCAGGCCAGCAGTGCGCCTGGACCGTCTGTCAAAGAACTGCTGGAATCGCTGGGAAGTTCGGCCAGCGCGAACAAAGCAACACACTCGACCAGCCAGCCTGATACTGGCATCCACTCCAATCAGCCCAGCTTCCCGCTGTGCGAGCGGGTGGCAGATCCGTCGGGTCCGGAGACTCCCTCTGTAGCTCAAAGCAGTCGGCTGGATCCCCCGTGCTCTGAATCCACAGCtggctctgtgtctctgttacCTCCTCCGCTCTCCAACGGCGTATGCGACGCTGCGGAGCAGCCGCCGCCGTCGCCTCCTCTCTCCCAGCCAAGGGCTGCCACTGTGGTGCCAGAGCCTCAAAAGACAGACATCGTGACTGTTGCCGAGAGTGTTTTAGTGGGCCAGCCTCACCCCCCTCCCTCAGTTCACcacctcccactctctcctgcTCCAACTCCAGCCTCTTTAGATGGGGGTAACACTCCACAGGAGTTGTCCTGCCCCCTGCCAGTGACAAAACCGATGGCAGAGTCAGTGCCTGAGCCTACGTCAACGTCAACACCAACTCCATCAAGCACACAGTCCACTGAACCCCCGTATCCGTCTGTACTGGTGCCTGTTAAAACTCCAGACTGTAACCAGCAGATATGCGACCCCAGTTTGGACGGTTCGGGGGCGCATCCTCCCTCTGATAGTGATTTTAACAGTAATCCCAGTGCCATTCCACGTGACAGTGAGATGATGTTGGGCCACAGTGCAGATCACATTAACTTTTTCAGTGCCAGGGAAAAGTTCAAGGGCATGAGTCAAGATGGTAAAAGTCACTGTGCTGCACCGCAGCAGTCACCCCTGCTGAAGAGCTGTGCCAAGGAaccacaactgctgctgcttccagaTGTTTCCACCAGagaggggaaggaggaggagaaaagaaag GAAATGAGCGTCCCTGTGCAGGTCACAGGAGTGAAGCCCACAGTGAACCCCGAGACCGAAGCTCCTGGCCCTCCGAGTCAACCGCAGGACGTTCACGACCAGGGTGTGAAGACATCCTCGCAGGAAATAGAGGATGCACATGCCTCATCCCCGAAAGAAGCTGAGAATGTGAAAGAGAAagtgaaacacaaagaagcggaggaggaggaggtggtggataCAGCTCGACTCTACAGGGACTGGACGAGGGGCTCTGTGCGGCGTGTCACACAACAGCTGGAGCAAAGAATGAAACAGGAACATGAGACTCCTGCAGCGGCCTCCTCGCCACCATCTAGTAGCACCTCCTGCTCGCATCGGCGTTCTCTCAGTGTCGACTCTGCTCCTGAGACGCATTTTCAGGACGCGTCCGTTTGTCCGCAGGAGGAGAACGACTGGACTTTAGGATCAGGGAAAAGCAAGAGTGGTGATATAGTTGAGATAGAGGCGCTAGGAAATAACAACAGAAGCACAAAAGGACACAAACTCCAGCCTGCTGATACTAGATTGCTCTCTACCTCGTATCCATTCCACCACATCCCCCTTTCGCCCTTTGCCTCTGTGAACTTCCTGTGTCTGGAGGGCGTGACGGAGCTCGAGTCTGGCACAGACCGGGACTGCTTCACAGAGGGACCCCACGGTGACATTATCATGCGGGAGATGTGGGAGACTTTGTGTGAGCTGGGTGCCTTCCTGCAGCAGGTGAGCACAGAGGGAGCCTGCAAGACCAGTTGTGTGGACCAGGTTTTTTGCCACAGTGCTGGAAGCACCCAGGCGCGAAGTAGCAGCTTCCAGAAGAGGGTCAGAGAGGTGGAGGCCAGGATTCGCCAGGCAGGCTTGACCCCTCCATCCCTGATGAAGCGCTCGGCCTCTCTCGCCAAGCTCGGCTGTCTGGAGCTACTCGCCAATGACCTGAGTGAGTGGGAGCTCAGTCGCTCCCCCGTGTCTACGCCATCTACGGCACAACCTCCGGCTCACACCAGTGACGAGTCCAAGAAGCAGCGAGTCCACGCCTGTCCCGCAGCAGCTGACCAGCAGCCGGATGTCCCCGGAGTGGATGTGGAGAGTTTCTCTGAAGCGGGAGAAACCTCGACGAGAGTCTCTCCACCAACGTGTCGGAGTGAAGAAAACCTTGGCAATCCTGGCCTTAAATCTCTGCATTCGCCCGCACTCACTCTTATAACACGGCAGCAGTATGGAAGGACTCACCCGCTAAGAAGGCTTAAGAAAAGAACTGTTAGTACTCTTTACCACACCATGTAA
- the ssh2b gene encoding protein phosphatase Slingshot homolog 2b isoform X2: protein MPPGVVNSPRSSCAGCFCVCCGEKMRPGGIYQLISESFLTVKGAALFLPRGNGSSTSSASRFSQLRSKHAGDIQQHLQTMFTLLRPEDNIKLAVRLESVHSQITRYMVVVSTNGRQDTEESVVLGMDFSPVDSSCSVGLILPLWSDTLIHLDGDGGFSVSTDSRVHVFKPVSVQAMWSALQSLHKACEVARCHNYFPGSLFLTWVSYYQSRVSSDQARINEWNAMQDVQSHRADSPVLFSDATTERELTERQIKTSLREIMMQKDLENVTCKEIRTELEMHMTCNLREFKEYIDNEMIVILGQMDSPTEIFDHVFLGSEWNASNLEELQNSGVQYILNVTREIDNFFPGVFEYHNIRVYDEEATDLLAYWNDTYKFISRAKKAGSKCLVHCKMGISRSAATVIAYAMKEYGWDLKKAFDYVKERRAVTMPNPSFMRQLEEYQGILLASRQRHNKLWRSHSDSDLTDHHEPLSKSHVQPHSLGRSDPHNQASSAPGPSVKELLESLGSSASANKATHSTSQPDTGIHSNQPSFPLCERVADPSGPETPSVAQSSRLDPPCSESTAGSVSLLPPPLSNGVCDAAEQPPPSPPLSQPRAATVVPEPQKTDIVTVAESVLVGQPHPPPSVHHLPLSPAPTPASLDGGNTPQELSCPLPVTKPMAESVPEPTSTSTPTPSSTQSTEPPYPSVLVPVKTPDCNQQICDPSLDGSGAHPPSDSDFNSNPSAIPRDSEMMLGHSADHINFFSAREKFKGMSQDGKSHCAAPQQSPLLKSCAKEPQLLLLPDVSTREGKEEEKRKEMSVPVQVTGVKPTVNPETEAPGPPSQPQDVHDQGVKTSSQEIEDAHASSPKEAENVKEKVKHKEAEEEEVVDTARLYRDWTRGSVRRVTQQLEQRMKQEHETPAAASSPPSSSTSCSHRRSLSVDSAPETHFQDASVCPQEENDWTLGSGKSKSGDIVEIEALGNNNRSTKGHKLQPADTRLLSTSYPFHHIPLSPFASVNFLCLEGVTELESGTDRDCFTEGPHGDIIMREMWETLCELGAFLQQVSTEGACKTSCVDQVFCHSAGSTQARSSSFQKRVREVEARIRQAGLTPPSLMKRSASLAKLGCLELLANDLSEWELSRSPVSTPSTAQPPAHTSDESKKQRVHACPAAADQQPDVPGVDVESFSEAGETSTRVSPPTCRSEENLGNPGLKSLHSPALTLITRQQYGRTHPLRRLKKRTVSTLYHTM, encoded by the exons ATGCCTCCCGGTGTCGTGAACTCGCCACGGAGCTCGTGTGCCGGCTGCTTCTGTGTCTGCTGCGGGGAGAAGATGAGACCGGGGGGGATTTATCAGCT cATCAGTGAAAGTTTCCTGACAGTCAAAGGAGCTGCTCTTTTTTTACCTCGAGGAAATGGCTCCTCCACGTCTTCTGCCTCCCGCTTTTCGCAGCTGCGCAGCAAACATGCAG GAGACATCCAGCAACACCTCCAAACCATGTTCACTCTCCTCAGACCAGAGGACAACATCAAACTG GCGGTTCGTTTGGAGAGTGTCCACTCTCAGATCACCCGCTACATGGTGGTGGTTTCAACCAACGGTCGTCAGGATACGGAGGAGAGCGTGGTGCTGGGGATGGATTTCAGTCCTgtagacag TTCATGTTCTGTAGGGCTGATTTTGCCCTTATGGAGCGACACGTTGATCCACCTGGATGGAGACGg AGGTTTTAGTGTGTCAACAGATAGCAGAGTGCATGTTTTCAAGCCCGTTTCTGTGCAGGCCATGTG GTCGGCCCTCCAGTCACTCCATAAAGCGTGTGAGGTGGCTCGTTGTCATAACTACTTCCCAGGCAGCTTGTTCCTCACCTGGGTCAGCTACTATCAAAGCAGGGTCTCCTCCGACCAGGCACGCATCAACGAGTGGAATGCCATGCAGGATGTGCAGTCACACCGAGCCGACTCACCCGTCCTTTTCTCTGATGC aaCTACAGAAAGAGAGCTGACGGAGCGTCAGATCAAAACAAGTTTGCGGGAGATAATGATGCAGAAAGACCTCGAGAATGTCACCTGCAAAGAG ATCCGAACTGAGCTGGAGATGCACATGACCTGCAACCTGCGAGAGTTCAAGGAGTACATCGACAATGAGATGATAGTCATTCTGGGCCAGATGGACAGTCCCACAGAGATCTTTGATCACGTCTTTTTG GGATCAGAGTGGAATGCATCCAATTTGGAGGAGTTGCAGAACAGTGG tgTTCAGTACATCCTGAATGTAACGAGGGAGATCGATAACTTCTTCCCCGGTGTGTTCGAGTACCACAACATCCGTGTGTATGATGAGGAGGCCACTGACCTGCTCGCCTACTGGAATGACACCTACAAGTTTATATCTAGAGCGAA GAAAGCTGGGTCCAAGTGTCTGGTGCACTGTAAAATGGGTATAAGTCGCTCCGCGGCCACAGTGATCGCGTACGCCATGAAGGAGTACGGCTGGGACTTGAAAAAGGCGTTCGATTATGTCAAGGAGCGCAGAGCTGTGACCATGCCTAACCCCTCTTTCATGAGACAGCTGGAGGAGTATCAGGGCATACTACTGGCCAG TCGGCAGAGGCACAACAAACTGTGGCGCTCGCACTCTGACAGCGACCTGACGGATCACCACGAGCCACTTTCAAAATCCCACGTCCAACCTCACAGCCTGGGCCGCTCGGACCCCCATAATCAGGCCAGCAGTGCGCCTGGACCGTCTGTCAAAGAACTGCTGGAATCGCTGGGAAGTTCGGCCAGCGCGAACAAAGCAACACACTCGACCAGCCAGCCTGATACTGGCATCCACTCCAATCAGCCCAGCTTCCCGCTGTGCGAGCGGGTGGCAGATCCGTCGGGTCCGGAGACTCCCTCTGTAGCTCAAAGCAGTCGGCTGGATCCCCCGTGCTCTGAATCCACAGCtggctctgtgtctctgttacCTCCTCCGCTCTCCAACGGCGTATGCGACGCTGCGGAGCAGCCGCCGCCGTCGCCTCCTCTCTCCCAGCCAAGGGCTGCCACTGTGGTGCCAGAGCCTCAAAAGACAGACATCGTGACTGTTGCCGAGAGTGTTTTAGTGGGCCAGCCTCACCCCCCTCCCTCAGTTCACcacctcccactctctcctgcTCCAACTCCAGCCTCTTTAGATGGGGGTAACACTCCACAGGAGTTGTCCTGCCCCCTGCCAGTGACAAAACCGATGGCAGAGTCAGTGCCTGAGCCTACGTCAACGTCAACACCAACTCCATCAAGCACACAGTCCACTGAACCCCCGTATCCGTCTGTACTGGTGCCTGTTAAAACTCCAGACTGTAACCAGCAGATATGCGACCCCAGTTTGGACGGTTCGGGGGCGCATCCTCCCTCTGATAGTGATTTTAACAGTAATCCCAGTGCCATTCCACGTGACAGTGAGATGATGTTGGGCCACAGTGCAGATCACATTAACTTTTTCAGTGCCAGGGAAAAGTTCAAGGGCATGAGTCAAGATGGTAAAAGTCACTGTGCTGCACCGCAGCAGTCACCCCTGCTGAAGAGCTGTGCCAAGGAaccacaactgctgctgcttccagaTGTTTCCACCAGagaggggaaggaggaggagaaaagaaag GAAATGAGCGTCCCTGTGCAGGTCACAGGAGTGAAGCCCACAGTGAACCCCGAGACCGAAGCTCCTGGCCCTCCGAGTCAACCGCAGGACGTTCACGACCAGGGTGTGAAGACATCCTCGCAGGAAATAGAGGATGCACATGCCTCATCCCCGAAAGAAGCTGAGAATGTGAAAGAGAAagtgaaacacaaagaagcggaggaggaggaggtggtggataCAGCTCGACTCTACAGGGACTGGACGAGGGGCTCTGTGCGGCGTGTCACACAACAGCTGGAGCAAAGAATGAAACAGGAACATGAGACTCCTGCAGCGGCCTCCTCGCCACCATCTAGTAGCACCTCCTGCTCGCATCGGCGTTCTCTCAGTGTCGACTCTGCTCCTGAGACGCATTTTCAGGACGCGTCCGTTTGTCCGCAGGAGGAGAACGACTGGACTTTAGGATCAGGGAAAAGCAAGAGTGGTGATATAGTTGAGATAGAGGCGCTAGGAAATAACAACAGAAGCACAAAAGGACACAAACTCCAGCCTGCTGATACTAGATTGCTCTCTACCTCGTATCCATTCCACCACATCCCCCTTTCGCCCTTTGCCTCTGTGAACTTCCTGTGTCTGGAGGGCGTGACGGAGCTCGAGTCTGGCACAGACCGGGACTGCTTCACAGAGGGACCCCACGGTGACATTATCATGCGGGAGATGTGGGAGACTTTGTGTGAGCTGGGTGCCTTCCTGCAGCAGGTGAGCACAGAGGGAGCCTGCAAGACCAGTTGTGTGGACCAGGTTTTTTGCCACAGTGCTGGAAGCACCCAGGCGCGAAGTAGCAGCTTCCAGAAGAGGGTCAGAGAGGTGGAGGCCAGGATTCGCCAGGCAGGCTTGACCCCTCCATCCCTGATGAAGCGCTCGGCCTCTCTCGCCAAGCTCGGCTGTCTGGAGCTACTCGCCAATGACCTGAGTGAGTGGGAGCTCAGTCGCTCCCCCGTGTCTACGCCATCTACGGCACAACCTCCGGCTCACACCAGTGACGAGTCCAAGAAGCAGCGAGTCCACGCCTGTCCCGCAGCAGCTGACCAGCAGCCGGATGTCCCCGGAGTGGATGTGGAGAGTTTCTCTGAAGCGGGAGAAACCTCGACGAGAGTCTCTCCACCAACGTGTCGGAGTGAAGAAAACCTTGGCAATCCTGGCCTTAAATCTCTGCATTCGCCCGCACTCACTCTTATAACACGGCAGCAGTATGGAAGGACTCACCCGCTAAGAAGGCTTAAGAAAAGAACTGTTAGTACTCTTTACCACACCATGTAA